Proteins from a single region of Ensifer adhaerens:
- a CDS encoding glycerophosphodiester phosphodiesterase family protein, translating into MKKALAAIVIFAAIVWGMNTSLFIAPPAASAKLLAHRGVHQTYPKANVSNDTCTATIIDTPQHPYLENTIASMQAAFDAGADVVELDVHLTPDKQFAVFHDWTLDCRTEGKGVTEETPMVTLKSLDIGYGYTADGGRSFPFRGKGVRQMPTLDEVLAALPDRKFLVNFKSRRAEEGTALATLLEAQPQWRQAVFGVYGGEEPTREALRHLEGMRGYDRTSTMACLTRYLGYGWTGLMPEACKDTFVIVPGNYAHFLWGWPDRFAQRMKAAGSEIILLGPYHGGDFTTGIDTMQDLELVPPGFSGYIWTNRIEMIGPALGKRQVAEARAI; encoded by the coding sequence ATGAAGAAAGCGCTCGCCGCTATCGTGATTTTTGCCGCCATCGTCTGGGGGATGAACACGTCGCTGTTTATCGCGCCGCCGGCGGCCTCAGCGAAACTGCTCGCACACCGAGGCGTCCACCAGACCTATCCGAAGGCGAATGTCAGCAACGACACCTGCACGGCAACGATCATCGACACGCCGCAGCATCCCTATCTCGAAAACACGATCGCCTCGATGCAGGCTGCCTTCGATGCCGGCGCCGATGTCGTCGAACTCGACGTGCATCTCACACCGGACAAACAGTTCGCCGTCTTTCACGACTGGACACTCGACTGCCGGACCGAAGGCAAGGGCGTGACCGAGGAAACGCCGATGGTGACGCTGAAGTCTCTCGATATCGGTTATGGCTACACCGCCGATGGCGGCCGATCCTTCCCGTTCCGTGGCAAGGGCGTGCGCCAGATGCCGACGCTGGACGAGGTGCTGGCCGCCCTCCCCGACCGCAAGTTCCTGGTCAACTTCAAGAGCCGGCGCGCCGAGGAAGGCACGGCACTCGCCACGCTGCTCGAAGCGCAACCGCAATGGCGGCAAGCAGTGTTCGGCGTCTATGGTGGCGAGGAACCGACCCGCGAGGCACTGAGGCACCTGGAAGGAATGCGCGGCTATGACCGGACATCGACGATGGCGTGCCTGACGCGTTATCTCGGCTACGGCTGGACCGGCCTGATGCCGGAGGCCTGCAAGGACACATTTGTCATCGTGCCCGGCAATTATGCGCACTTTCTCTGGGGATGGCCCGACCGTTTTGCCCAACGCATGAAAGCGGCCGGAAGCGAGATCATCCTGCTCGGTCCCTATCACGGCGGCGACTTCACCACCGGGATCGATACGATGCAGGATCTGGAATTGGTCCCGCCGGGGTTTTCCGGCTACATCTGGACCAATCGTATCGAGATGATCGGCCCGGCCCTGGGAAAGCGGCAGGTCGCCGAGGCAAGGGCGATCTGA
- a CDS encoding NYN domain-containing protein produces the protein MFDPREKIALFIDGANLYAASKSLGFDIDYRKLLKAFQKRGYLLRAYYYTALIEDQEYSSIRPLIDWLDYNGYKVVTKPAKEFTDSLGRRKIKGNMDIELAIDAMEQSETVDHLVIFSGDGDFTTLVEALQRRGRKVSVVSTMSTQPPMIADDLRRQADHFIDLATLRAEIGREPSERTPRHTAEPVADPVEI, from the coding sequence ATGTTCGACCCCCGCGAAAAAATCGCACTCTTTATCGACGGCGCCAATCTGTACGCGGCCTCGAAGAGTCTCGGCTTTGACATCGACTATCGCAAACTCCTGAAGGCATTCCAGAAGCGCGGCTATTTGCTGCGCGCCTATTACTACACTGCGCTCATTGAAGATCAGGAATACTCTTCAATCCGCCCGCTGATCGACTGGCTAGACTATAACGGTTACAAGGTCGTGACGAAGCCAGCCAAAGAATTCACCGACTCACTCGGTCGCCGCAAGATCAAGGGCAACATGGATATCGAGCTGGCGATCGATGCGATGGAACAGTCCGAGACCGTCGATCACCTCGTCATCTTCTCCGGTGACGGCGACTTCACCACGCTCGTCGAAGCGCTGCAGCGCAGGGGCCGCAAGGTCTCGGTCGTATCAACAATGTCCACCCAGCCGCCGATGATCGCCGACGACCTTCGTCGCCAGGCCGATCACTTTATCGACCTCGCCACGCTGCGGGCCGAAATCGGCCGCGAGCCTTCCGAACGCACGCCGCGGCACACGGCCGAGCCGGTGGCTGACCCCGTCGAAATCTAA
- a CDS encoding DUF3563 family protein: MFNQLKKITRALRVPTQEERELAYLNSSVDRIDLEYRQRQIDRGLFRNY, translated from the coding sequence ATGTTCAATCAGTTGAAGAAGATCACCCGCGCACTGCGCGTCCCCACTCAGGAAGAGCGCGAGCTCGCCTATCTCAATAGCTCGGTCGATCGCATCGATCTCGAGTACCGTCAGCGCCAGATCGATCGCGGCCTGTTCCGCAACTACTAA
- a CDS encoding RelA/SpoT family protein, whose amino-acid sequence MMRQYELVERVQKYKPDVNEALLNKAYVYAMQKHGQQKRASGDPYISHPLEVAAILTEMRLDESTIAVALLHDTIEDTTATRQEIDDLFGEDIGALVEGLTKIKKLDLVTKKAKQAENLRKLLLAISDDVRVLLVKLADRLHNMRTLDHMSAEKRARISEETMDIYAPLAGRMGMQDMREELENLSFRHINPEAFETVTRRLEELSQRNEGLIKKIEDELRELLQAEGLKAAQVKGRQKKPYSVFRKMQSKSLSFEQLSDVWGFRIIVDDIPSCYRALGIVHTRWRVVPGRFKDYISTPKQNDYQSIHTTIVGPSRQRIELQIRTRRMNDIAEYGIAAHSLYKDGEGNSADPALSPTSNAYSWLRRTIESLAEGDNPEEFLEHTKLELFQDQVFCFTPKGQLIALPRGATPIDFAYAVHTNIGDTCVGAKINGRIMPLVTRLNNGDEVEIIRSGIQVPPPAWEEIVVTGKARSAIRRATRAAIRKQYAGLGYRILERTFERASKTFSREALKPALHRLGQKEVEDAIAAVGRGELSSLDVLRAVFPDHQDERVTVKPSADDGWFNMRSAAGMVFKLPGLGKDANGAVQVEGPEALPIRGLSGNAEVHFSPAGAIPGDRIVGIMEKDKGITIYPIQSPILQKFDDEPERWIDVRWDLDEANSSRFMARIAISALNEPGTLAEVAQAIATSDVNIRSLSMGRVAADFSELQFDLEVWDLRQLNHLITQLKELPSVSMVKRLFE is encoded by the coding sequence ATGATGCGCCAATACGAGCTCGTTGAGCGCGTGCAAAAATACAAGCCCGACGTCAATGAAGCCTTGCTGAACAAGGCCTACGTCTATGCGATGCAGAAGCATGGCCAGCAGAAGCGGGCAAGCGGCGATCCCTACATCTCTCATCCCCTGGAAGTGGCGGCGATCCTGACGGAAATGCGGCTCGACGAGTCGACAATCGCGGTCGCGCTGCTCCACGATACGATCGAAGATACGACGGCGACTCGGCAGGAGATCGATGATCTCTTCGGCGAAGACATTGGTGCACTCGTCGAGGGGCTGACGAAGATCAAGAAGCTCGATCTCGTCACCAAGAAGGCCAAACAGGCCGAGAACCTGCGCAAACTGCTGCTGGCGATCTCGGACGATGTGCGCGTGTTGCTGGTCAAGCTTGCTGACCGTCTGCACAACATGCGCACGCTCGACCACATGTCGGCGGAGAAGCGGGCCCGCATCTCCGAAGAAACGATGGATATCTATGCGCCGCTCGCTGGCCGCATGGGTATGCAGGACATGCGCGAGGAGCTCGAAAACCTCTCGTTCCGGCACATCAATCCGGAGGCTTTCGAGACGGTCACCAGGCGGCTGGAAGAACTTTCCCAGCGCAACGAAGGTCTGATCAAGAAGATCGAAGACGAATTGCGCGAGTTGCTTCAAGCTGAGGGCCTGAAGGCGGCACAGGTCAAGGGCCGGCAGAAGAAGCCCTATTCGGTCTTCCGCAAGATGCAGTCGAAGTCGCTGTCGTTCGAACAGCTCTCCGACGTCTGGGGTTTCCGCATCATCGTCGATGACATCCCGTCCTGCTATCGGGCACTCGGCATCGTCCACACCCGCTGGCGCGTCGTTCCCGGTCGCTTCAAGGACTACATCTCGACGCCGAAGCAGAACGACTACCAGTCGATCCACACGACGATCGTGGGGCCCTCGCGCCAGCGTATCGAGCTGCAGATCCGCACGCGGCGCATGAACGATATCGCCGAATACGGTATCGCGGCGCATTCGCTCTACAAGGATGGGGAGGGGAATTCGGCGGATCCGGCCCTGTCGCCGACGTCGAATGCCTATTCATGGCTGAGGCGCACGATCGAATCCCTGGCCGAGGGTGACAATCCCGAAGAGTTCCTCGAGCACACCAAGCTCGAGCTGTTTCAGGACCAGGTGTTCTGCTTCACGCCCAAGGGGCAGCTCATCGCGCTGCCGCGTGGCGCGACGCCGATCGACTTCGCCTACGCCGTACACACCAATATCGGCGACACTTGCGTTGGCGCCAAGATCAACGGCCGCATCATGCCGCTGGTAACGCGTCTCAACAATGGCGACGAGGTGGAGATCATCCGCTCGGGCATTCAGGTGCCGCCGCCGGCCTGGGAAGAGATCGTCGTCACCGGCAAGGCGCGGTCGGCCATCCGTCGTGCCACGCGCGCCGCCATTCGCAAGCAATATGCCGGTCTCGGCTATCGCATTCTGGAACGCACCTTCGAGCGCGCCAGCAAGACGTTTTCGCGCGAAGCGTTGAAGCCGGCGCTGCATCGTCTCGGCCAGAAGGAAGTCGAAGACGCGATTGCCGCAGTCGGTCGCGGCGAACTCTCCTCGCTCGATGTCCTGCGCGCGGTCTTCCCTGACCACCAGGATGAGCGCGTGACGGTGAAGCCGAGCGCAGACGATGGCTGGTTCAACATGCGTAGCGCCGCCGGCATGGTGTTCAAGCTGCCGGGGCTTGGAAAGGACGCGAACGGCGCAGTCCAGGTCGAAGGGCCGGAAGCACTTCCAATCCGTGGTCTCTCCGGCAATGCCGAGGTGCATTTCAGCCCCGCCGGTGCCATTCCCGGCGACCGTATCGTCGGCATCATGGAAAAGGACAAGGGCATCACCATCTATCCGATCCAGTCGCCGATCCTGCAGAAATTCGACGATGAACCGGAGCGCTGGATCGATGTGCGCTGGGATCTGGATGAAGCCAACAGCAGCCGCTTCATGGCTCGCATCGCGATCAGCGCCTTGAACGAGCCGGGAACGCTGGCCGAAGTGGCCCAGGCGATAGCGACCAGCGACGTCAATATCCGCTCACTATCGATGGGCCGCGTGGCGGCGGATTTCAGCGAGCTGCAGTTCGATCTCGAAGTCTGGGACCTGCGCCAGCTGAACCACCTGATCACGCAGCTGAAGGAGCTGCCGAGCGTGTCGATGGTGAAGCGCCTGTTCGAATGA
- the acpS gene encoding holo-ACP synthase: protein MIIGIGSDLIDIRRIENSLSRFGERFVQRCFTDVEIAKSDGRKNRAASYAKRFAAKEACSKALGTGLAQGVFWKDMGVINLPGGKPTMNLTGGAAERLVQMLPPGHRAAIHLTITDDFPLAQAFVIIEALPVAPVEGTV from the coding sequence ATGATCATAGGCATAGGTAGCGACCTGATCGACATCAGGCGGATCGAAAACTCGCTTTCTCGCTTCGGCGAGCGCTTCGTGCAGCGCTGTTTCACCGATGTCGAGATCGCCAAGTCCGATGGCCGGAAAAATAGGGCTGCGTCCTACGCCAAGCGGTTCGCCGCCAAGGAAGCCTGTTCGAAGGCGCTGGGCACGGGTCTCGCGCAGGGCGTCTTCTGGAAGGACATGGGCGTCATCAATTTGCCCGGCGGTAAACCGACAATGAACCTTACCGGTGGTGCGGCGGAGCGTCTGGTGCAAATGCTGCCGCCCGGTCACCGGGCGGCCATTCACCTGACGATCACCGACGATTTTCCTCTGGCTCAAGCCTTCGTGATTATCGAAGCGCTGCCCGTTGCCCCGGTTGAGGGAACGGTTTAG
- the rpoZ gene encoding DNA-directed RNA polymerase subunit omega, producing MARVTVEDCIDKVDNRFELVLLASHRARLISQGAAITIDRDNDKNPVVALREIADETLSPGDLKEDLIHSLQKHVEVDEPEPDPASLLQSEAETTFTEVAEDEDQPEAITFDRMSEEELLAGIEGLVPPEKSDDY from the coding sequence ATGGCCCGCGTCACCGTCGAAGATTGCATCGACAAGGTCGATAACCGTTTCGAACTCGTTCTGCTTGCCAGCCACCGCGCGCGCCTGATTTCCCAGGGTGCCGCCATCACCATCGACCGCGACAACGACAAGAACCCGGTCGTTGCGCTGCGCGAGATCGCCGATGAGACGCTTTCTCCCGGCGACCTCAAGGAAGATCTGATCCATTCGCTGCAGAAGCATGTTGAAGTGGACGAGCCCGAGCCCGATCCGGCCTCGCTGCTTCAGTCGGAAGCCGAAACCACCTTCACCGAAGTTGCCGAAGACGAAGATCAGCCGGAGGCGATCACGTTCGACCGCATGTCGGAAGAAGAACTGCTGGCCGGCATCGAAGGTCTTGTACCGCCGGAAAAGAGCGACGACTACTGA
- a CDS encoding SAM-dependent methyltransferase: MNAALLTLLRRLVRNGNLTVIFSSGEQVVLGDGTGKPTSIRIIDAEAENAIVRDPGLRFGEMYVDGRVAIERGDIFDVLSIVKTNGLENAATFANTVTALQHVLRQQLRSRMPVNRNRHNVAHHYDLDRKLFNLFLDEDWQYSCAYFQPRGISLDAAQLAKKRHIAAKLLLEPGQKVLEVGSGWGGMAMYLAESSGVEVTGITLSEEQLKVSRDRAARRGLSDRVRFELQDYRTLEGRQFDRIVSVGMFEHVGIGNYGNFFNKMKELLKPEGVMLLHSIGQVYKPWATNPWIEKYIFPGGYIPALSEVLPSVERMRLLVKDIEILPMHYAWTLRAWRERFAARREEAVRLYDERFFRMWEFYLAASETAFLYDKHFIFQLQLSPSLDAVPASRDYIEERERQLIEFEKRRPPLEPVNNWDEAPAEERIEPAAIAV, from the coding sequence ATGAATGCAGCATTGTTGACTTTGCTTCGCCGTCTGGTGCGCAACGGCAATCTGACGGTGATTTTTTCCTCCGGTGAACAGGTCGTTTTGGGTGACGGCACCGGAAAGCCGACATCGATCCGCATTATCGATGCGGAGGCGGAGAATGCGATCGTCCGGGACCCGGGTCTTCGTTTTGGTGAAATGTACGTGGATGGGCGGGTCGCCATCGAAAGAGGTGACATCTTCGACGTGCTTTCGATCGTCAAGACCAACGGGCTGGAGAATGCGGCAACGTTTGCCAACACGGTGACGGCGCTGCAGCACGTCCTGCGCCAGCAGTTGCGAAGCCGAATGCCCGTCAATCGCAACCGGCACAACGTCGCCCATCACTACGATCTCGATCGCAAACTCTTCAACCTGTTCCTCGACGAGGACTGGCAATATTCCTGCGCCTATTTCCAGCCGCGGGGTATTTCGCTCGATGCCGCCCAGCTTGCCAAGAAGCGGCACATCGCCGCAAAGCTCCTGCTGGAACCGGGGCAGAAGGTGCTGGAGGTCGGTTCCGGCTGGGGCGGGATGGCCATGTATCTGGCCGAATCCTCCGGTGTCGAGGTCACCGGCATCACGCTCAGCGAAGAGCAGCTGAAGGTGTCCCGTGATCGTGCCGCCAGGCGCGGTCTTTCCGATCGCGTCCGCTTTGAACTGCAGGACTACCGCACCCTTGAGGGCCGGCAGTTCGATCGCATCGTCTCCGTCGGCATGTTCGAGCATGTCGGCATCGGCAATTACGGAAATTTCTTCAACAAGATGAAGGAGCTGCTGAAGCCGGAAGGCGTCATGCTGCTGCATTCGATCGGCCAGGTCTACAAGCCATGGGCAACCAATCCGTGGATCGAAAAGTATATCTTCCCCGGCGGTTACATCCCCGCTCTCTCCGAAGTTTTGCCGTCAGTCGAGCGTATGCGGCTGCTGGTGAAGGATATCGAGATCCTGCCGATGCACTACGCCTGGACCTTGCGGGCCTGGCGTGAGCGTTTCGCCGCACGCCGCGAAGAGGCAGTCAGGCTCTATGACGAGCGCTTCTTCCGTATGTGGGAATTCTATCTGGCCGCTTCCGAAACGGCTTTCCTCTATGACAAGCACTTCATCTTTCAGCTTCAGCTGTCGCCTTCTCTCGATGCCGTGCCGGCTTCGCGCGACTACATCGAGGAGCGGGAGCGGCAATTGATCGAGTTCGAAAAGCGTCGGCCGCCGCTCGAGCCGGTCAACAATTGGGATGAGGCGCCGGCCGAAGAACGTATCGAACCGGCTGCAATCGCGGTCTGA
- a CDS encoding DUF2062 domain-containing protein has product MLFRRRKPVTISERLRALLWPRKGFRRGPRYIALRILRLSSTPHSIAVGVAAGAASSFTPFFGLHIVIAVALAFVFSGNLVAAAITTALANPVTIPMILTASYELGTAILGVESAHAASSADVMRMVEHFDLSALWGPVFKPMLIGSVPLAAAGALISYLAAFHAARIFQKRRRARTKDFGPPS; this is encoded by the coding sequence ATGTTATTCAGACGCAGAAAACCGGTCACGATTTCCGAAAGGCTCCGCGCGCTCCTTTGGCCGCGCAAGGGCTTTCGGCGTGGTCCGCGGTATATCGCCCTGCGGATCCTGCGCCTCTCCTCGACGCCGCACTCCATTGCCGTTGGCGTGGCTGCCGGCGCGGCGTCGTCGTTTACGCCGTTCTTCGGCCTGCACATCGTCATAGCCGTCGCTTTGGCCTTCGTCTTTTCGGGCAATCTGGTTGCCGCCGCGATCACCACCGCGCTTGCCAACCCGGTGACGATCCCGATGATCCTGACCGCGTCCTACGAACTCGGCACCGCCATCTTGGGCGTGGAAAGCGCACATGCCGCCAGCAGCGCCGACGTGATGCGCATGGTCGAGCACTTTGACCTTTCCGCTCTCTGGGGACCGGTCTTCAAGCCGATGCTGATCGGCTCCGTGCCGCTGGCCGCCGCCGGCGCGTTGATTTCCTATCTTGCAGCCTTCCACGCTGCTCGCATCTTTCAGAAGCGGCGCCGGGCGCGCACCAAAGACTTCGGACCTCCTTCATGA
- the lepB gene encoding signal peptidase I produces MAEKTEAKQSGLWENVKVVIQALLLAVVIRTVLFQPFTIPSGSMMPTLLVGDYIFVNKFAYGFSKYSLPLSPDLFSGRIFASEPKRGDIVVFRFPPNPDIDYIKRLVGLPGDRVQVRNSILYINDKPVDRVPDGAFRADDQYDTGGDVPVYRETMDNGVSYDTLDQFPDSRGDNTREFIVPEGHYFMMGDNRDNSADSRFDVGFVPVENLVGRASMIFFSLGNDTSFREVWKWPANLRYDRLFKAVE; encoded by the coding sequence GTGGCAGAAAAGACAGAAGCGAAGCAGAGCGGTCTCTGGGAAAACGTGAAGGTCGTTATCCAGGCGCTGCTCCTGGCGGTGGTCATCCGTACCGTTCTCTTTCAGCCCTTCACCATTCCCTCGGGCTCGATGATGCCGACGCTGCTCGTCGGCGACTACATCTTCGTCAACAAGTTCGCCTACGGCTTCTCCAAGTATTCGCTGCCGCTTTCTCCCGATCTGTTCTCCGGCCGCATTTTCGCCAGCGAGCCGAAGCGTGGCGACATCGTCGTCTTCCGCTTCCCACCGAACCCCGACATCGACTACATCAAGCGCCTCGTCGGTCTGCCGGGTGATCGCGTCCAGGTGCGCAACAGCATCCTTTACATCAACGACAAGCCCGTCGACCGCGTGCCGGACGGCGCCTTCCGCGCCGATGACCAGTACGACACCGGCGGCGACGTCCCGGTCTATCGCGAAACGATGGACAATGGCGTGTCCTACGACACGCTCGACCAGTTCCCGGATTCGCGCGGCGACAACACCCGCGAATTCATCGTGCCCGAAGGCCACTATTTCATGATGGGCGACAACCGCGACAACTCGGCCGACAGCCGCTTCGACGTCGGCTTCGTCCCGGTCGAGAACCTGGTGGGCCGCGCCAGCATGATCTTCTTCTCTCTCGGCAATGACACCTCGTTCCGCGAAGTTTGGAAATGGCCGGCGAACCTGCGCTACGATCGTCTGTTCAAGGCGGTCGAATAA
- the rnc gene encoding ribonuclease III: protein MKSRSLSAEDRAKLETVIGYQFAEKERLDRALTHSSARSAKGSNYQRLEFLGDRVLGLCVAELLFQTFRDANEGELSVRLNQLVSAESCAKVADDLELHQFIRTGSDVKKITGKAMMNVRADVVESLIAAIYLDGGLEAARGFVLRHWKDRAVRADGARRDAKTELQEWAHAKFGSAPTYRTDDRSGPDHDPRFTVTVEISGVAPETGIDRSKRGAEQIAAMKLLEREGVWRKNSAGN from the coding sequence ATGAAGTCGCGGTCGCTGAGCGCGGAGGATCGGGCAAAGCTCGAGACCGTGATTGGCTATCAGTTTGCTGAGAAGGAGCGCCTGGATCGGGCGCTCACCCATTCCAGCGCCCGTAGCGCCAAGGGCTCCAACTATCAGCGCCTGGAGTTCCTGGGCGACCGGGTTCTCGGGCTCTGCGTTGCCGAACTTCTGTTCCAGACGTTTCGCGATGCAAATGAAGGCGAGCTGTCGGTACGCCTGAACCAGCTCGTCAGTGCTGAGAGCTGCGCCAAGGTCGCCGACGATCTGGAACTGCACCAGTTCATCCGCACCGGTTCCGACGTCAAGAAGATTACCGGCAAGGCGATGATGAATGTGCGCGCCGATGTGGTAGAGTCGCTCATCGCCGCCATCTACCTCGATGGCGGCCTTGAGGCTGCGCGCGGCTTCGTGCTGCGCCATTGGAAGGATAGGGCGGTCCGCGCTGACGGCGCCCGCCGCGATGCGAAGACCGAATTGCAGGAATGGGCGCATGCCAAGTTCGGCAGCGCACCGACATACAGGACTGACGATCGTTCCGGCCCGGACCATGATCCCCGCTTCACGGTAACCGTGGAGATATCGGGGGTTGCACCGGAGACCGGGATCGACAGGTCCAAGCGTGGCGCCGAGCAGATCGCTGCGATGAAATTGCTGGAACGCGAAGGCGTGTGGCGGAAGAATTCCGCCGGAAATTGA
- the era gene encoding GTPase Era yields MTDMEKDTAAEGAPTHSGFVALIGATNAGKSTLVNRLVGAKVSIVSHKVQTTRAIVRGIAIHDNAQIVFMDTPGIFKPRRRLDRAMVTTAWGGAKDADVIMLLIDSERGLKGDAEAILEGLKEVHQPKILVLNKIDQVRPEDLLKLAAAANETIKFERTFMISALNGSGCKDLMDYLAETLPEGPWYYPEDQISDLPMRQLAAEITREKLFLRLHQELPYASHVETEKWEERKDGSVRIEQVIYVERESQKKIALGKNGDAIKAISTASRKEISEILEQPVHLFLFVKVRENWGDDPERFREMGLEFPR; encoded by the coding sequence ATGACGGATATGGAAAAAGATACGGCCGCCGAAGGCGCGCCGACCCACTCGGGTTTCGTGGCGCTGATCGGCGCGACCAACGCAGGCAAGTCGACTTTGGTCAACCGCCTCGTCGGCGCCAAGGTGTCGATTGTCAGCCACAAGGTGCAGACCACGCGCGCGATCGTGCGCGGCATCGCGATCCACGACAACGCCCAGATCGTCTTCATGGACACGCCCGGCATCTTCAAGCCGCGCCGCCGGCTCGACCGCGCCATGGTCACGACCGCCTGGGGCGGAGCCAAGGACGCCGACGTGATCATGCTCCTGATCGACAGCGAGCGGGGCCTGAAGGGCGATGCGGAAGCGATCCTCGAAGGGCTGAAGGAAGTGCACCAGCCGAAGATCCTTGTGTTGAACAAGATCGACCAGGTGCGTCCGGAGGATCTTTTGAAGCTGGCGGCTGCGGCCAACGAGACGATCAAGTTCGAGCGCACCTTCATGATCTCGGCGCTGAACGGCTCGGGCTGCAAGGATCTGATGGATTACCTCGCTGAGACTTTGCCGGAAGGTCCCTGGTACTATCCGGAAGACCAGATCTCCGATCTACCGATGCGCCAGCTCGCGGCCGAAATTACCCGCGAGAAGTTGTTTCTGCGCCTGCATCAGGAGCTTCCCTATGCCTCGCATGTCGAAACCGAGAAGTGGGAAGAGCGCAAGGACGGATCGGTTCGCATCGAACAGGTGATCTACGTCGAACGCGAGAGCCAGAAGAAGATCGCGCTCGGCAAGAACGGCGATGCTATCAAGGCGATCTCGACGGCGTCGCGCAAGGAGATCTCCGAGATCCTCGAGCAGCCGGTGCACCTCTTCCTGTTCGTCAAGGTGCGTGAGAACTGGGGCGACGACCCCGAGCGCTTCCGCGAAATGGGCCTCGAGTTCCCGCGATAA
- a CDS encoding glutathione S-transferase family protein, with protein sequence MPQLVEGKWVKGDVAASEMKGGAFHREPTRFHRWITPDGSPGPDGQPALPAEAGRYRLFVSYLCPWASRTIAFRNLKGLQQIVGLTVSNPELGEDGWSYDEPVDAGKRVDKIRFHHELYVASDATYTGKVSVPVLWDMQEGRIVNNESADIIRILNSGFDQLTGNRLDFYPETLRADIDRWNGPIYERVNNGVYRSGFAKTQEAYDEAVSSLFDMLDELETHLTDNRYIAGEYLTEADIRLFVTLVRFDAAYHGAFKCNIRRIEDYPALSNYLREIYQWPGVRESVRIDHIKRGYYGIAHINPTRIVPAGPLLDFDRPHDRARLAGRGVIGA encoded by the coding sequence ATGCCGCAGCTTGTCGAGGGAAAATGGGTCAAGGGCGACGTCGCGGCCAGCGAGATGAAGGGCGGCGCATTCCACCGGGAGCCGACGCGCTTTCATCGCTGGATCACTCCGGACGGAAGCCCGGGCCCAGATGGCCAGCCGGCGCTGCCGGCCGAGGCTGGGCGCTATCGCCTGTTCGTTTCCTATCTCTGCCCCTGGGCCTCGCGCACGATCGCCTTCCGCAACCTCAAGGGATTGCAGCAGATCGTCGGACTTACGGTATCCAACCCGGAGCTCGGTGAGGATGGCTGGAGCTATGATGAACCCGTCGATGCCGGCAAACGTGTCGACAAGATCCGCTTCCATCATGAACTCTATGTGGCGAGCGATGCGACCTATACCGGCAAGGTCTCGGTACCGGTTCTCTGGGATATGCAGGAGGGTCGGATCGTCAACAACGAGTCCGCCGACATCATCCGCATCCTGAACTCAGGTTTTGATCAACTGACCGGCAACCGGCTCGATTTTTATCCGGAGACGCTGCGCGCGGACATCGACCGCTGGAACGGCCCGATCTACGAACGGGTCAACAACGGCGTCTATCGATCTGGCTTTGCAAAGACGCAGGAAGCCTATGATGAGGCGGTGTCGAGCCTGTTCGACATGCTCGACGAACTCGAGACGCACCTTACGGACAACCGCTACATCGCAGGCGAGTACCTGACCGAGGCCGACATCCGCCTGTTCGTCACCCTGGTTCGTTTCGATGCGGCCTATCACGGCGCCTTCAAGTGCAACATCCGCCGGATCGAGGACTACCCGGCGTTGTCGAACTACTTGCGTGAAATCTACCAGTGGCCGGGCGTTCGTGAGAGCGTGCGCATCGATCACATCAAGCGCGGTTACTACGGCATTGCCCACATCAATCCGACCCGCATCGTTCCCGCGGGCCCATTGCTAGATTTCGATCGCCCACATGATCGCGCCCGCCTGGCAGGGCGAGGCGTCATTGGCGCCTAG